In Capsicum annuum cultivar UCD-10X-F1 chromosome 7, UCD10Xv1.1, whole genome shotgun sequence, one genomic interval encodes:
- the LOC107855640 gene encoding choline monooxygenase, chloroplastic isoform X2, producing MEVLHKLTSFHQFKNPKLCTSLTPINTQISTCSLIPIKHNPSFQKVSCSFQDYNKKLVQEFVPKIPIEEAITPPSSWYTDSSFYSHELNHVLFKGWQAVGYTEQIKEPRQYFTGRLGNVEYVLCRDDGGKVHAFHNVCRHHASLLASGSGKSSCFVCPYHGWTYGLDGALLKATRITGIKNFKVNEMGLVPMRVAIWGLFILLNFDNGVFPEQESAFDLAGTEWLGSSSQILADGGVDSSLSFVSRREYTIECNWKVFCDNYLDGGYHVPYAHKGLASGLTLDSYATTILEKVSIQRCETGSAEKGQEFDRLGSKALYAFVYPNFMINRYGPWMDTNLVLPQGPRKCLVIFDYFLDSSLKGDESFIEQSLKDSETVQMEDIKLCEAVQRGLESPAYCSGRYAPQVEKAMHHFHCLLYENLSC from the exons ATGGAAGTACTACACAAACTCACTTCCTTCCATCAATTCAAGAATCCCAAATTATGTACTTCTTTAACTCCTATAAATACTCAAATTTCCACTTGTTCTTTGATACCCATAAAGCATAATCCTTCATTTCAAAAAGTCTCATGTTCATTTCaagattataataaaaaattggtTCAAGAATTTGTTCCCAAAATCCCAATTGAAGAAGCCATAACCCCACCAAGTTCTTGGTACACTGACTCTTCTTTTTATTCACACGAACTCAATCATGTCCTCTTCAAAGGCTGGCAAGCTGTTG GTTACACTGAACAGATCAAAGAGCCTAGGCAATATTTCACTGGAAG ATTGGGCAATGTTGAGTATGTTTTATGTCGAGATGATGGGGGAAAAGTACATGCTTTTCACAATGTTTGTCGACATCATGCCTCTCTTCTTGCTTCAGGAAGTGGGAAAAGCTCTTGCTTTGTTTGTCCATACCat GGGTGGACATATGGATTAGATGGTGCACTTCTTAAAGCAACTAGAATAACAGGAATCAAGAACTTCAAAGTGAAT GAGATGGGATTAGTTCCGATGAGAGTGGCTATATGGGGACTATTCATTCTTCTCAATTTTGACAATGGAGTTTTTCCTGAACAAGAATCTGCTTTTGACTTGGCTGGAACTGAATGGCTGGGTAGTTCATCCCAAATCTTGGCTGATGGTGGAGTAGATTCTTCATTGAGTTTCGTAAGCAGACGTGAATACACCATTGAGTGTAACTGGAAG GTCTTCTGTGACAATTACTTGGATGGTGGTTATCATGTACCATATGCTCATAAAGGTCTTGCTTCGGGTCTGACACTTGACTCATACGCCACCACT ATACTAGAGAAAGTCAGCATCCAACGATGTGAAACTGGCAGTGCAGAAAAGGGCCAAGAATTTGATAGACTTGGATCAAAAGCTTTATATGCATTCGTGTATCCCAATTTCATGATCAATAG GTACGGTCCTTGGATGGACACGAATCTTGTACTGCCTCAAGGACCTCGGAAATGTCTAGTGATATTTGACTACTTTCTTGATTCATCTCTCAAG GGTGATGAGAGTTTTATCGAACAGAGTCTCAAGGATAGCGAGACAGTTCAG ATGGAGGACATAAAGTTATGTGAAGCTGTTCAAAGAGGACTTGAATCACCTGCATACTGCTCTGGCCGCTATGCGCCACAAGTTGAGAAGGCTATGCATCATTTTCATTGCCTTCTATATGAAAATCTTTCTTGTTGA
- the LOC107855640 gene encoding choline monooxygenase, chloroplastic isoform X1, which yields MEVLHKLTSFHQFKNPKLCTSLTPINTQISTCSLIPIKHNPSFQKVSCSFQDYNKKLVQEFVPKIPIEEAITPPSSWYTDSSFYSHELNHVLFKGWQAVGYTEQIKEPRQYFTGRLGNVEYVLCRDDGGKVHAFHNVCRHHASLLASGSGKSSCFVCPYHGWTYGLDGALLKATRITGIKNFKVNEMGLVPMRVAIWGLFILLNFDNGVFPEQESAFDLAGTEWLGSSSQILADGGVDSSLSFVSRREYTIECNWKVKSHIMVFCDNYLDGGYHVPYAHKGLASGLTLDSYATTILEKVSIQRCETGSAEKGQEFDRLGSKALYAFVYPNFMINRYGPWMDTNLVLPQGPRKCLVIFDYFLDSSLKGDESFIEQSLKDSETVQMEDIKLCEAVQRGLESPAYCSGRYAPQVEKAMHHFHCLLYENLSC from the exons ATGGAAGTACTACACAAACTCACTTCCTTCCATCAATTCAAGAATCCCAAATTATGTACTTCTTTAACTCCTATAAATACTCAAATTTCCACTTGTTCTTTGATACCCATAAAGCATAATCCTTCATTTCAAAAAGTCTCATGTTCATTTCaagattataataaaaaattggtTCAAGAATTTGTTCCCAAAATCCCAATTGAAGAAGCCATAACCCCACCAAGTTCTTGGTACACTGACTCTTCTTTTTATTCACACGAACTCAATCATGTCCTCTTCAAAGGCTGGCAAGCTGTTG GTTACACTGAACAGATCAAAGAGCCTAGGCAATATTTCACTGGAAG ATTGGGCAATGTTGAGTATGTTTTATGTCGAGATGATGGGGGAAAAGTACATGCTTTTCACAATGTTTGTCGACATCATGCCTCTCTTCTTGCTTCAGGAAGTGGGAAAAGCTCTTGCTTTGTTTGTCCATACCat GGGTGGACATATGGATTAGATGGTGCACTTCTTAAAGCAACTAGAATAACAGGAATCAAGAACTTCAAAGTGAAT GAGATGGGATTAGTTCCGATGAGAGTGGCTATATGGGGACTATTCATTCTTCTCAATTTTGACAATGGAGTTTTTCCTGAACAAGAATCTGCTTTTGACTTGGCTGGAACTGAATGGCTGGGTAGTTCATCCCAAATCTTGGCTGATGGTGGAGTAGATTCTTCATTGAGTTTCGTAAGCAGACGTGAATACACCATTGAGTGTAACTGGAAGGTTAAATCTCACATTATG GTCTTCTGTGACAATTACTTGGATGGTGGTTATCATGTACCATATGCTCATAAAGGTCTTGCTTCGGGTCTGACACTTGACTCATACGCCACCACT ATACTAGAGAAAGTCAGCATCCAACGATGTGAAACTGGCAGTGCAGAAAAGGGCCAAGAATTTGATAGACTTGGATCAAAAGCTTTATATGCATTCGTGTATCCCAATTTCATGATCAATAG GTACGGTCCTTGGATGGACACGAATCTTGTACTGCCTCAAGGACCTCGGAAATGTCTAGTGATATTTGACTACTTTCTTGATTCATCTCTCAAG GGTGATGAGAGTTTTATCGAACAGAGTCTCAAGGATAGCGAGACAGTTCAG ATGGAGGACATAAAGTTATGTGAAGCTGTTCAAAGAGGACTTGAATCACCTGCATACTGCTCTGGCCGCTATGCGCCACAAGTTGAGAAGGCTATGCATCATTTTCATTGCCTTCTATATGAAAATCTTTCTTGTTGA